The DNA sequence TAATAATTGTCATTCTAATAATTAATTTTTGAGTATTTCTTACATATTTATTCTAAATTTAAATAGCTTTGAGAGGTTCTTTGCCAAGAAAAGCGAGCATATATTATGTAAAAAATTTTTAAGAAATACTTTACATAATAGTAACAACGTAATTATAAGTAATAGTTAAGGCCTTGAAAATATAGATTCAAACATTATTTTAGATTAGTGGAGCAAGAGAAACATGACTTCTCAAGGACGCACATGTGGGAGTATGATTCACCATCAAATACTCATGGAAACTTCTCTCACATATAGACAGCAGCGACTATCCATTGAACAATATAGTAGACAATATGAGACAAATATAGCTCGCGCTAGAGCTGATTTTGCGATCATCACTCTTCCTGTTGTGGTTCATGTAGTTTTTAACAATAGTCTTGAAAATATAATTGATGACCAGATCGCAAGTCAGCTCAGAATTCTCAACGAGGATTACAGAATGCAAAATGCTGATATTGGTTTAGTTCCTGAACCATTTAAGCCTTTTATAGCAGATGCCAAAATCGAATTTAAGTTGGCAGCCAGAGATCCTGATGGTAATCCAACCAACGGGATCACAAGAACATTCACTGAAAAAATAGCCTTTAGTTTTGACGATGCTGTCAAATTTGCCTCAACTGGTGGTAAGAATGCTTGGTCAGCAGATAAGTATTTAAATATCTGGGTATGTAATCTAGGCGGTGGACTTTTAGGCTATGCTCAGTTTCCTGGTGGTGATGCTCAAACAGATGGTGTGG is a window from the Coleofasciculaceae cyanobacterium genome containing:
- a CDS encoding zinc metalloprotease; translated protein: METSLTYRQQRLSIEQYSRQYETNIARARADFAIITLPVVVHVVFNNSLENIIDDQIASQLRILNEDYRMQNADIGLVPEPFKPFIADAKIEFKLAARDPDGNPTNGITRTFTEKIAFSFDDAVKFASTGGKNAWSADKYLNIWVCNLGGGLLGYAQFPGGDAQTDGVVIGHQYFGDLGTATPPFNKGRTTTHEVGHWLNLRHIWGDDMGACAGSDAVEDTPNQADANDGRPTFPHITCGNFPNGDMFMNYMDYVYDDAMFMFSAGQVARMRAALDGPRVSIQTSDALTSPNS